Part of the Engystomops pustulosus chromosome 4, aEngPut4.maternal, whole genome shotgun sequence genome is shown below.
atagagtctgtaggtttgttcttaagttgaatttgtatgtaagtcagaactgtcaggattaacaataaagcttaattacagacacctttgataattgttatagctgttgATTGTAACCTagggcttaagtacagtaaattaccaacatccagaggtcagtttgtaactaggggccgtctgtaagttgggtgttcttaagtagggggactgcctgtatactgtaagCTGCTTTTGTGCACCAGTGAAGCTAAAAACAGGATTGTTCTGCAGTGCGTAACTTTTTGTATAAAAGTAGATTCAGCCCTAGCCCTACATGGCCCAGACCACAAGTATATCACCAGGTATGTGACATTCATACATACCAAACTGATTACATAATGCTTAAAGTGTTCTCTGTCTCTACAGGTATTTTCTATGGCGTCTGCTAGCACTACTCTCTTCTCCTGGTTCCTACCATGATCCGTATTTATGGCCATTATTTGTCTACCTCCTGTCCTGCTGCATCTATCCCCTGATGTCCACCTGTGCTCATACATTCAGCGTCATGTCCACCCAAGCTCGCCACATTTGCTTCTTCCTGGACTATGGAGCATTGAGCATGTACAGTCTGGGTAGGGAAATAGTTTACATATTTCACATTATCTACTAGAAGAGGTTCAAGAATGCTCTTCAGCTAACACCTTTCCCACAAATTTTATTGGAAAGTTAAGGGTGTGAAAGTAGACGATGCCAAGAGAAGCATACAAAGGGCTCAAACTAAATTGCTTTTCCAACTCCTGTGATAATAACAATAGACAGAGGTTATATACTGTGGATTAGTATGCATTGTGTGTTCTTGTTAGCTTATGTTTCTTCTACTACTTTATGGGTAGTCTACTAGACATCAGCAATTAACTATATCCCATAATCCTGCCTATTGGCCACCTATAATCTCTTGGTATTCATTATGTGTTGTTATATAATACTGGCCCTAGTGTTTTATATCCCAATTTTTGTTGATGCACCTATGTCACATGAATTGAGGGTGTAGATTATAAAATATAGTGGAATAATTTTACCACTTATGATAACTGAGCACTTGGTTGACCAACATCTATCCTCGCAACCTCCCTATACCAATGCATGCTTGGCCTCCTATCCTCTCCATTACATGCATGcttggcctcctatcctccccaTTTACATGCATGCTTGGTTCAATAGAGCCTGTATTCTTACTCCTGCAAGTAAAGAGATATAAGCTCCATAAGTGGCCTATAtcccataaaaacaaaacaacaagtatgttaaaggggttgtccacttcaatTCAGGAGCTTGGCCACCTTGTTGCAACTCCTAAAACTCtggaacaaccccttttaaaacCCAATATGGTCTTGTACAGACTAGATCTTTCCATGATATTTTTATGACACTAGCCTAATGTGTAAAGCTAAGTTTCACCAGTATTATAATGACTGTATCTATAGATCTCTTCTTGTCTAGTCAGTGTATTGCTCCAGGGCTCTCGCTTCAACTTCCGTTTGTGCGCTAAGTTTTGGTTTCTGATTTCAGGGTCAGCCATTGCCTACTCAGCATACATCTTCCCTGATCGATGGGTGAACAGCACCTTCCACCTATGGTTTGTATCCTGGGCGGTCTTCAATACAATAATCAGCACTGGAATGTCCTGTTACTCCAGGTATGTTTACACTGGACACACAGCCTATAGGTGGGTAGGAAAGTAGTAAGTGTGACAATAGAAGATATAGAGAATATATTCTTTTAAGTATTCAGGCCCAAATGTGTTACATATTCTTATACAGCATCAAAAGAAACTGATTAACAACAGAAATTAAAATAGAATTCAAGATAGAATTAATATAATCTTCTCCACTAGGAAGTTTGCATGGCTGGGTAATAAGTATCCATCAATGAACTTGTCCTGTAGTCCTGCTAACTCAATCTTTGTCCTAGAAAAGCTTGGACTATAGGTCATGTTTTCTTAGATGTGTATGTTTTACAGTCTCCCACCCTGCTACTAATTTACCTTTATTGTCTATAAAGTAACCGTTTGAGATTAGGCGTGTCATGGGGTGTGACTGCTACTACTTACAGATCCGATCCTCAACTGAGCAGCTACCTTGAAGCACACTGATTTCTGTGTCTCTACAGCCAAAGCCCGCTTTAGTCCTCTGCCACACTGAAAGGGTACCCACATACATTGCATAATAAGTGCAGAATTTCCATGTGGAAAAACTACACATCATACAGAAGCTGTGTAGTTCATGTGATTAGTATCCAAATCCCACAGAATGTCATACTGTCATTTAGAATGTCCAGTTCTTGCATCATTACAAGGTCTGCACCGCTTTCTTAAGACTTACCTGTTCAACTATCGCCAACAGGCTGGGTCTTCCTATTCTGCAttataaccagcaccagatagaGAGGTAAATATTAGACATGAAGTGGTTATCATCACCTCTTACCTTCTGCCTGAAATCAAGTTtgagaataaaaaaaatctgGGGCAAATCAGTTGAGGTGCAATGTTTCACAGAAAATGATTCCAGAGCGCTCTAAGCtgggtttaaaaagaaaaaaaaaaacttcttgtgAACCCAGCCCGAAAATGTCACATTTTTAAGGAATGGGCAAGTGTTAAAGTGCACCTgtcatgtatacatatatttctgGTTTTACaggacacacaaaaaaatttCCTATTGAAATCTTAATTCAAAGGGAATCTGAagccacttaaaggaaatctaacatcaggtAACATGATGGTAGAGGTTTATACTCTCCTCCCCGTCCCATCCCGAATGGCAATAAACTTCTTTTGTCATATGTTAGAATGCTCGGGTTTTGTAGAAATAGAGCTTTATaacctatgcaaatgagcctgaggtgctctatTGAACGCCTCATGCTCTGTGACGTCATTGCCAGAGGGAGAGCCAATCTAAAATATGAACAAGAGAAGCTAATTTCCGTTTGAGATGGGACGGGGAGGTGAGcataaacatctaccatcaggttatctgatgatagatgtcttttaaattAACAAATCTTTTTCAGCTCTTCTACATAGGAGCgtgactacagtggtagcagccatagcagctgctatggggcccacagtgtcaggggtccCCATCATTTAACCtgacatatacatattatgctgcacattgtacagtataatatgtatataacatatatgtgatgtgtgtatgctgtaaatGCTTTGTGTATAAGAtgtagggtgtgtgtgtgtgtgtgtgtgtgtatatatatatatatatatatatatatatactgtacattcatttgtggctctgtgtgtgtataagtgtctaAATGTGTGCATGAGGTAAGatctctgtgtatgtatataaatgtgtgtgattgtaactcacgtgTTAGtagacaaatatgtatattttttaagtgggacagcatgctatggggccctacctctcctagttactcccctgcTTCTACAAACATATCTATGTGATTGTTACCATGCAGACAAATATTGTCTTAACATAATGAGGCCCAATCCTTCTTTTGTATCCAGCCGTCATCTGGCCTGTTATCTGGTTCATGTGTCATTGACAGGTGTACTTTAAGATGTCTTTACGTAGGGGTGCATGTCCAGAAATTGGGGTTAATCCTATACATTTAATTCTGATACTCTTGTGTGTGTATCCCAGTATACAGCTGGAGGAGAGGGGTGTGAGGGTGCACACAGATTTTGAATTGCACAAGTGCACAACCCTAAAGGTGCACTTCGTTCTGTGTTTTATCAGGTTTCCAGAGGAGGCTCGTCCGCGGCTCAGCAAGGTGTTGCGGGTGACGGCCTTTGCCTATCCCTACCTGTTTGACAGCATTCCAGTGTTTTATCGGGTGAGACTTGGGAGGACACTGGGAGGGGATGTTATGATATCAATAAACAAGTTGGATGAATTCATAAGTATCAAATTATAGCAAAAGAATGACTGAGAACATTCATGTGCTTAGCATTTGATATACAGCAGAGTATGGATGTATTTGAtggatttgggttttttttttgtttgtttgttttttttgcggTGTCCTTTACTCCAGGAAATCTAAGGGCTTACACTTTCCTATAACAAAGGTCATCTGTGATATAGACAGTTGCCTTGTCTCAtcatggggttttcccacaaagactcCATGATGAGCGCCAAGCtctgcaatctccgtcagctccatagagattaatggtgcagaatggtcatgcacggccgtctgctccattattctcatggagcgacgaggggttggtcggaccccttgttttgaTGATTTGCAGGGGTCccagtactgagacccccactgatcagcaagttaggccctatccacggagaACTtgtattcatgggaaaaccccttcaatggGCATTGgtctataacatatattttttttatgagatgttaaccccttaaggacgcagcctgtttgcaggttaaggctcgcaacttttttttgaaatttgaccagtgtctctttctgtggtaataacttttgaacgctgttacttatcaaagcgattctgagattgttttttccccacatgttgtacttcattttagtggtaaattttggctgataagttttgcgtttatttacaaaaaaagggaaaaaatgatgaatttttagaaaaatttgccattttcgaaattcaaaatcaccgtgttttcaggcagatagatttaccacctaaataacttgcagaataacatttcccatttgtctactttacattttcataatttttgaaatgtttggataatttattttgacgtcacgcggcctacaaatcgaatagcgattttccgtattttcggaattgactattttggggataaatactgtttgaaatcaaattttacatatttagcaacaaaaccccctatataaccaacccattttcaaatctgcacccctcaaactatcagaaacagcatttacaaagattattaaccccttgagatcttcatagtaattgaatcaaaatggcggtgaaatttagaaatttcaaatttatcaaattttgtcgtttatacgttcatttagccctaaaatttacacatttccaaaagagaaaaagagaaaactcaccataaaatttgttctacaatttctcctgagtgcagcgaccccccacacggggccgttacttgtgttatgggcgcacagcgaggcgcagaagggaaggagcaccctgcagctgccaggattttagttttctggttgcccccttttgaaggctataaaattttcgcttttccgttatttgggccatgtgacggcattttttttgcgggacgagatgctttttccagtgttaccattttggggttggtatcacctattgttgaaaattttggaactttttttgaggtcatgagtagaaaagcatcaattctgtactggattttttatttttttttttttccgtgttcaccatatatcctaataatcctgttatctttattctatgggtcgatacgattacggggataccagacatgaatatttttttcttatgttttactaaatttgccaaataaaaccctaatgtggggaaaaatctatcatttttgcatcgccgtcttccaagtggcataacattgttacgtttttggctacagagctggttgatggcttgttttttgcgggacatgttgttctttgcaacaatatcattctggagtacatatgttttgttgatcactttttattgcatttttagtgggatataataggtaaaaatcataatttttggcgggtttttgacgttttttttttacggcgttcatcatatgggttcaatagttatttagttttattctatggattgttacggacgcggtgatactatatatgtggggtttgtgttatgatttagacttttttgagcgttatatgtctctttatatgttttggggcttatgggcatttttagtgatttataaagtaattttttattgaaaaacattattttttacattttttttcatgatccaccatgggatatgaacaagcaatcatctgattgcttgttcttgataatactctgcaatactaatgtattgcagggtattatcagtgccagcctatgcagatgcataggctgacactttgcctttaagatgacgtcacagacgccatcttaaaggtaaaccctccaggcttctctggggtcccgatcggaccccagaggagccaaaacagcgatcggcccccccgaaaacggtgcgggggggccgatcgtggggtaaagacccccagaaggcatgttaaatgccgcggtcgcgttgaccgcggcatttaacgggttaaacacccgcgatcggagcccactccgaccgcgggtgatagccggggatgtcaacggtagattaccgttgaaatcccgcggctaacgatgccggttcggctgctatacagcgctgaaccggcatcgtctctgcgcagtagctgtactgcgctgagcgctattcgcgggactcagcgcagtacagctacggcgcagagcgctaaggggttaaaggaaatctaccatgaaaatcatgataaaccagggacttgctcatagatccaggcactgtgactgtggaaatcttcttatatttgttatccatggcctccttccttctaaaatgaacatttaaaattatgttattgAACCtgaagtgttaccagagcccccttccccctgtgcaggaggaggggtgaagtgttgtgggagcagagggggaaacagtgtaacagtctatgaagccCTTTCAGGATCttaaacattattttaaaaaagggGAAGGGAGTGTAACAACTTGGAAATCTTTAGCAAGAAGGGACCATGGTAACTCCCTCCAGAACTCTTAAAttggcataatttaaaaagttgattttagaaggaaggaggccatgtataacaaatataaggggattaccacagtcacactgcctgccttgattttgattgtagatttcctttaagcaatccaacactttttttttccccttttaagAACTGCAGATATGGTACATGCTGGTAGACACCATCATTGCTGATCCGGTCAAAATCAGGTTTAGTCAGCCTTGATCAGGTCTACATGACTGCTTGTGTATACACACATAAGATACTTCTGCTTGTAAACATACACATAAGATTCTTCTTTGTATCTTCTAAAAACAAAGTAACTAATTTCAAAAATGCTGTTTCAGATTTTGACTTCCCCATTGTTACTCCTGGATTTTCCTTCTGTCTTGTCTGTGTGCATGTAGGTATTCTTCTGCTCGGGCAATGACTGCACCCACAACGCCACCATCACCATGCACATCTGGCACTCCATCTTTGCCTTCCTTACTGGTTTTCTCTTTGCTACACATCTTCCAGAGAGACTCGCCCCAGGGCGATTTGATTATGTGGGTGAGTATACAGGCACATCCTACTACCGCTGAACACTCCCTGGATTTTCCTAAAATAGAACTTTGTGTTCTTCCTCCtccttttatttttcattatatgAGAAGATATTATAAGGTCCATGGCTGCCTTACAGAAAAACATACCATAACTTACAAAAAAGCCTGACCATGCACAGGAGGTAGCTGTAGGGTAAATGCTTATTTAGTTGACATTCCTCCTGTGTATACTCGGCACAGCTTAGTGTGTTTATTTCAGTTGGGAGAGGAGAATTATTGGACCTGTTGAAATATTCTCTCTCCAACATCCTTGCATTGAAAACATCAATCGGTGTACATGATATATCTAACATGTGAGGTGGGTTAGTATTAAAATTACAATTATTTTGCAAGTGAAAACAACTATTTTGAGCATGTTTTTTTAATTCTAAAATGAATGCCTCTAGCACCCCCTGTTGGAAGGCAgattatttgcatatattttgcCCAAAGGTCAATTACTTATAAGTATTGATAGAACGCCACACTAAGGAGGCTGCCTTATACATTGTAGTCAGCAGAGGCTGTCACAGTATATGGATTTTATATCTACAATAGCTGACCTGGTGCCATAACTTCTTAGTCCCTTCTACTCTGCACTAAAGGTTCCCATTCACCTTGTCTATAATTTAACTTAACCACATCATctaatagttttttttcatttttggcaaATAAACACATGAGGCAAATGAGCGGGGGGAGGggtttctttaaaaaatacatttatatgagAGATATAAGAAAGATCTACAAATTCGAAACACATTTTGCCCCTTTTTTTCCACTGCTTTGTGTcttcaaaaaaaagtaaaaagtgatcaaaagatctaaTCCTACAAAAAATGGTATGCCAAATTACAACCTGCTCTACAAAAATAGAGTGCCTACGTAGCCCCATAGGTAGAAATGTGAAAAGGTACATGTGTCCGAAAGTGGCAAATCAAAAAATTGTTTAACGATTTTACATACACGATTATcacaa
Proteins encoded:
- the PAQR5 gene encoding membrane progestin receptor gamma isoform X2; amino-acid sequence: MLSWKLPRLLNVHQVPKVFHEDSIICGYRSPTCSATACVLSLFQLTNETLNIWTHFIPTWYFLWRLLALLSSPGSYHDPYLWPLFVYLLSCCIYPLMSTCAHTFSVMSTQARHICFFLDYGALSMYSLGSAIAYSAYIFPDRWVNSTFHLWFVSWAVFNTIISTGMSCYSRFPEEARPRLSKVLRVTAFAYPYLFDSIPVFYRVFFCSGNDCTHNATITMHIWHSIFAFLTGFLFATHLPERLAPGRFDYVGHSHQLFHVFGVMGTYFQIEALMMDMNLRKTWLLAHGPVPTLSGTLGAFFSAMATSLLLIAVFSWSLYWKPKEQEKGKRN
- the PAQR5 gene encoding membrane progestin receptor gamma isoform X1; translated protein: MLSWKLPRLLNVHQVPKVFHEDSIICGYRSPTCSATACVLSLFQLTNETLNIWTHFIPTWYFLWRLLALLSSPGSYHDPYLWPLFVYLLSCCIYPLMSTCAHTFSVMSTQARHICFFLDYGALSMYSLGSAIAYSAYIFPDRWVNSTFHLWFVSWAVFNTIISTGMSCYSRLGLPILHYNQHQIERFPEEARPRLSKVLRVTAFAYPYLFDSIPVFYRVFFCSGNDCTHNATITMHIWHSIFAFLTGFLFATHLPERLAPGRFDYVGHSHQLFHVFGVMGTYFQIEALMMDMNLRKTWLLAHGPVPTLSGTLGAFFSAMATSLLLIAVFSWSLYWKPKEQEKGKRN